Proteins encoded in a region of the Clostridium beijerinckii genome:
- the rimP gene encoding ribosome maturation factor RimP — protein MKKDVLIERIEELVRPIVSELSCELYYVEYVKENGEFYLRIYIDKEGRVSLNDCEAVSRRVSDVLDSEDPIKEAYYLEVSSPGLNRGLYKEEHFNKYIGREVLIRLTSSLNGVKSVKGVLRDVSEDSILVEGETEVKIPRDKIKAANLEGEI, from the coding sequence ATGAAAAAAGATGTATTGATTGAAAGAATTGAAGAATTAGTAAGACCTATTGTTTCAGAATTGTCATGTGAATTATATTATGTAGAATATGTTAAGGAAAACGGTGAGTTTTACTTAAGAATATATATAGATAAAGAAGGTAGAGTATCACTAAATGATTGTGAAGCAGTTTCAAGAAGAGTTAGTGATGTTCTAGATTCAGAAGATCCAATTAAGGAAGCCTATTATCTAGAAGTTTCTTCACCAGGTCTAAATAGAGGATTATATAAAGAAGAGCATTTTAATAAGTACATAGGAAGAGAAGTGCTAATTAGGCTTACTAGTTCACTAAATGGAGTGAAAAGTGTAAAAGGAGTATTAAGAGATGTCTCAGAAGATTCTATATTAGTAGAAGGCGAGACAGAAGTTAAAATACCAAGAGATAAAATTAAAGCAGCAAATTTAGAAGGGGAAATATAA
- a CDS encoding DHH family phosphoesterase produces MSSLKEIKEEILKSKRIGLSFHTSPDGDAIGSTLALLNALRHLGKDSYIISRDVISDNLSFLSFANEIDGNTLEPKEGTDLVIILDCGNVERISADLSNYKGKVINIDHHISNEEYGFINYVDVSAAATCEISYLLAEELGIDFKNKTDVEINIGSAVYTGIVTDTGSFRHSNVTKRTHKIVSELIELGVNNSKVHSNLFDNKPFEKVKLMGCVLSNIELALENKVAVLEIPKGMLEEFNLKNTDTSDIISVGLGIKGVEVSMLLKEVEDGVKGSLRSKNDVDVRKVAEVYGGGGHIKAAGVMQKGVDIETAKENLLKILKEELK; encoded by the coding sequence ATGAGTAGTCTTAAAGAAATAAAAGAAGAGATTTTAAAATCAAAAAGAATTGGATTATCATTCCATACATCTCCAGATGGAGATGCTATAGGTAGCACTTTAGCACTACTAAATGCATTAAGGCATTTAGGGAAGGATTCATATATTATATCAAGAGATGTTATTTCTGATAACCTCTCTTTCCTTTCTTTTGCAAATGAAATTGATGGTAATACTTTAGAACCAAAAGAAGGTACTGATCTTGTAATAATACTAGATTGTGGTAATGTTGAAAGAATATCTGCAGATCTAAGTAATTACAAAGGTAAGGTCATTAATATTGATCATCATATTTCAAATGAAGAATATGGATTTATTAATTATGTAGATGTAAGTGCAGCAGCCACATGTGAAATATCATATTTGCTAGCAGAAGAGTTAGGAATTGATTTTAAGAATAAAACTGATGTTGAAATAAATATAGGGAGTGCAGTTTATACAGGAATTGTAACAGATACAGGTTCTTTTAGACATTCCAATGTTACTAAGAGAACTCATAAAATAGTATCAGAACTTATAGAACTTGGAGTAAACAACAGTAAAGTCCATAGCAATCTTTTTGATAATAAACCATTTGAGAAAGTAAAATTAATGGGATGTGTGTTATCTAATATTGAGCTCGCTCTAGAAAATAAAGTGGCAGTCCTTGAGATACCGAAGGGAATGTTAGAGGAATTTAACTTAAAAAATACTGATACTTCAGATATAATTTCAGTTGGCCTTGGAATTAAAGGCGTAGAAGTTTCTATGCTTTTGAAAGAAGTTGAAGATGGAGTTAAAGGAAGCTTAAGATCTAAAAATGATGTGGATGTTCGAAAAGTTGCAGAAGTATATGGCGGTGGCGGACATATAAAAGCTGCTGGAGTTATGCAAAAAGGCGTAGATATAGAAACTGCAAAAGAAAATCTGCTAAAGATACTTAAAGAAGAGCTTAAATAA
- the rbfA gene encoding 30S ribosome-binding factor RbfA yields MANYRGGRINEEFKREISNLIQNEVKDPRLTAMISVTDVKVTKDLRYAKVYVSIFSKDDEEKKNNLEALKNASGFIRKSVGQKINLRHTPEIIIELDDSINYGMHMDELIQRISKGNE; encoded by the coding sequence ATGGCAAACTATAGAGGTGGAAGAATTAACGAAGAATTTAAAAGAGAAATTAGTAATTTAATTCAAAATGAAGTTAAAGATCCAAGACTTACAGCTATGATTTCAGTTACAGATGTTAAAGTTACAAAAGATTTAAGATATGCTAAGGTTTATGTAAGCATATTCTCTAAAGATGATGAGGAAAAGAAAAATAATCTAGAGGCATTAAAAAATGCAAGTGGATTTATAAGGAAATCAGTAGGCCAAAAAATAAATTTAAGGCACACACCAGAAATAATTATTGAATTAGATGACTCTATAAATTACGGTATGCATATGGATGAATTAATTCAAAGGATAAGTAAGGGTAATGAGTAG
- the infB gene encoding translation initiation factor IF-2, with protein MSKIRVHELAKELNIESKELITILKEEFNIEVKNHMSTIEDEDAELIKELLAGKSPSDLVASADNAENSKSIVDEYEDELAEQLNKGIKKKKKTKKEEQEEARIAAEAEAEGKVIEIGGSITVKELAEKLQQPSNDVIRTLIFAGVMAAINAEIDFETAEKVCAEYGVLVERKEEIQELEVLKIEEDDEENLQKRPPIVTVMGHVDHGKTSLLDCIRKAKVTDTEAGGITQHIGAYTIKLNGEEITFLDTPGHEAFTAMRARGAQITDVVILVVAADDGIMPQTKEAINHCKAAGVPIVVAINKIDKPGANVDRVKQELAEQGLLAEDWGGDTICEEVSAKQNLNIDKLLEMVLLTAEMLELKANKDRRAVGTVIEAKLDKGRGAVASLLVQNGTLRVGDSILVGSTYGRIRAMFDDTGKKIKSAGPSIPVEVLGLSEVPEAGDRFNQVKDEKTARNMAESRKDKLKAETLLANHRVSLEDLYNQIKEGKVKELAIIVKADVQGSVEAIKQSLEKLSTDDVKVRVIHGGVGAITETDITLATASNAIVIGFNVRPDNNAAAQADRDGVDIKSYRIIYDAIDDVKSAMIGMLEPDYKEVILGTAEVRETYKISNVGTIAGCYVLKGKLQRNAETRVIRDGIVIFESALSSLKRFKDDAKEVNAGYECGLTIEKFNDIKEGDIVECFMMEAIKRKEL; from the coding sequence ATGTCAAAAATAAGAGTACATGAATTAGCAAAAGAATTAAACATAGAGTCAAAGGAATTAATAACTATATTAAAGGAAGAATTTAATATAGAAGTAAAAAATCATATGAGTACAATTGAAGATGAAGATGCTGAATTAATAAAAGAATTATTAGCAGGAAAATCACCAAGCGATTTAGTAGCATCGGCTGATAATGCTGAGAATTCAAAAAGCATAGTTGACGAATATGAAGATGAATTAGCAGAACAACTTAACAAAGGTATAAAGAAAAAGAAAAAGACTAAAAAAGAAGAACAAGAAGAAGCAAGAATAGCTGCTGAAGCAGAGGCTGAAGGTAAAGTAATTGAAATTGGTGGAAGCATAACCGTTAAGGAATTGGCAGAAAAATTGCAACAACCTTCAAATGATGTAATAAGAACGTTAATTTTTGCTGGAGTTATGGCAGCAATAAATGCGGAAATAGATTTTGAAACTGCAGAAAAGGTATGTGCTGAATATGGAGTTTTAGTTGAAAGAAAAGAAGAAATTCAAGAATTAGAAGTATTAAAAATAGAAGAAGATGATGAAGAAAATCTTCAAAAGAGACCACCAATTGTAACTGTTATGGGTCATGTTGACCATGGTAAAACATCTTTACTTGATTGTATAAGAAAAGCAAAAGTTACTGATACAGAAGCAGGTGGTATAACTCAGCATATAGGTGCTTATACTATTAAATTGAACGGAGAAGAAATAACATTTTTAGATACTCCGGGTCATGAAGCGTTTACAGCTATGAGAGCTAGAGGTGCACAAATTACAGATGTCGTTATATTAGTTGTTGCTGCAGATGATGGAATCATGCCACAAACTAAGGAAGCTATCAATCACTGTAAAGCAGCAGGAGTTCCTATTGTTGTTGCAATAAATAAAATAGATAAACCAGGAGCAAATGTAGATAGAGTTAAGCAAGAATTAGCTGAACAAGGATTGCTTGCAGAAGACTGGGGCGGAGATACTATATGTGAAGAAGTATCTGCGAAACAAAACCTTAATATTGATAAGTTATTAGAGATGGTTCTACTTACTGCAGAAATGCTTGAGCTTAAAGCAAACAAAGATAGAAGAGCAGTTGGAACTGTTATAGAAGCTAAATTAGATAAAGGTAGAGGAGCAGTTGCTAGTCTTTTAGTTCAAAATGGAACTTTAAGAGTAGGAGATTCTATATTAGTCGGATCTACATATGGTAGAATAAGGGCTATGTTTGATGATACTGGTAAAAAAATAAAATCTGCTGGACCATCTATACCAGTGGAGGTTCTCGGACTTTCTGAAGTTCCAGAAGCTGGAGATAGATTTAATCAAGTAAAAGATGAAAAAACTGCTAGAAATATGGCTGAAAGCAGAAAAGACAAATTAAAAGCAGAAACTTTACTTGCTAACCATAGAGTATCATTAGAAGATTTATATAATCAAATTAAAGAAGGTAAGGTTAAAGAGCTTGCTATAATAGTAAAAGCAGATGTTCAAGGTTCTGTTGAAGCTATAAAGCAATCTTTAGAAAAACTTTCTACTGATGATGTAAAGGTAAGAGTTATTCATGGTGGCGTTGGAGCTATAACTGAAACAGATATAACTCTTGCGACAGCATCTAATGCAATAGTTATCGGATTTAATGTAAGACCTGATAACAATGCAGCTGCTCAAGCTGATAGAGATGGAGTAGATATTAAATCTTATAGAATTATCTATGATGCAATTGATGATGTTAAATCAGCAATGATAGGAATGCTTGAACCAGATTATAAAGAAGTTATATTAGGAACAGCAGAAGTAAGAGAAACTTATAAAATTTCAAATGTAGGAACAATTGCTGGTTGTTATGTACTAAAGGGTAAACTTCAAAGAAATGCAGAGACAAGAGTTATAAGAGATGGAATAGTAATATTTGAATCTGCATTATCATCATTAAAGAGATTTAAAGATGATGCAAAAGAAGTTAATGCTGGATACGAATGTGGTTTAACAATTGAAAAATTTAACGATATTAAAGAAGGTGACATCGTTGAATGCTTCATGATGGAGGCAATTAAGAGAAAAGAACTTTAA
- the rnpM gene encoding RNase P modulator RnpM encodes MKVKKIPLRMCTGCMEMKPKKELIRVVKTPEGEVCVDLTGKKSGRGAYICKNTECLEKAFKAKRLSRNLEIPISEEIYNKLKDEVNNE; translated from the coding sequence ATGAAGGTTAAGAAAATTCCTTTAAGAATGTGCACTGGTTGCATGGAAATGAAACCCAAAAAAGAATTAATAAGAGTAGTTAAAACTCCAGAAGGCGAAGTGTGTGTTGATCTGACTGGTAAAAAATCAGGAAGAGGCGCATACATTTGTAAGAACACAGAGTGCTTAGAAAAAGCATTTAAAGCAAAAAGACTTAGTAGAAATTTAGAAATTCCTATAAGTGAAGAAATTTATAATAAACTAAAGGATGAAGTAAATAATGAATAA
- the nusA gene encoding transcription termination factor NusA produces MNEEFVGALKELVKEKGICEDLLFTTIQDAMVAAYKKNYANANTNAQNVKVNIDRETGEIHVYAQKTVVDEVYDDVTEISLEEAKELNPKSEVDDIISLEVTPKNFGRVAAQLAKQVVTQRIKEAERTIIYDEYKEKEFDIITGTILRKDKGIVFVNLGKLEGIIGPNEQIPNEEYKFNEKLKLYIVEVKNGNKGPQIHVSRTHPGLVKRLFELEVPEIFEGVVEIKSISREAGSRSKIAVYSNDEEVDPMGACVGPKGVRVQSIVNELKNEKIDIIKWSKNPEEFIANSLSPAKVLSVAVDEDNKSAKVVVDDNQLSLAIGKEGQNVRLAAKLTNWKIDIKSKSQKEAQDEEDERILNTEVEIENEQTTDLNELEIFDDIEVDDSIDEETSMEEIQE; encoded by the coding sequence ATGAATGAAGAGTTTGTAGGTGCTCTTAAAGAATTAGTTAAGGAAAAGGGGATTTGTGAAGATTTACTTTTTACAACTATTCAAGATGCGATGGTTGCAGCGTATAAGAAAAATTATGCCAATGCCAATACAAATGCGCAAAACGTTAAAGTTAATATTGATAGAGAAACAGGAGAAATACATGTATATGCTCAAAAAACAGTAGTTGATGAGGTATATGATGATGTAACAGAAATTTCATTAGAAGAAGCTAAAGAATTAAATCCAAAAAGTGAAGTTGATGATATTATAAGTTTAGAAGTAACTCCTAAAAATTTCGGAAGAGTTGCAGCACAACTTGCTAAACAGGTTGTTACTCAAAGAATTAAGGAAGCTGAAAGAACTATAATATATGACGAATACAAAGAAAAAGAATTTGATATAATTACAGGGACTATATTAAGAAAAGATAAAGGTATTGTTTTTGTAAATTTGGGAAAATTGGAAGGTATAATAGGACCTAATGAACAAATTCCAAATGAGGAATATAAATTCAACGAAAAGTTAAAACTATATATAGTTGAAGTTAAAAATGGTAATAAAGGACCTCAAATACATGTATCAAGAACACATCCTGGATTAGTTAAAAGACTATTCGAACTTGAAGTTCCAGAAATATTTGAAGGAGTAGTTGAAATTAAAAGTATTTCAAGAGAAGCAGGTTCAAGAAGTAAAATAGCTGTATACTCTAACGATGAAGAAGTAGATCCAATGGGCGCTTGTGTGGGACCAAAAGGAGTAAGAGTACAAAGTATAGTTAATGAACTTAAAAACGAAAAAATAGATATAATAAAATGGAGCAAGAATCCAGAAGAATTTATAGCTAATTCTTTAAGTCCTGCAAAGGTCTTAAGTGTAGCAGTTGATGAAGATAATAAATCTGCTAAGGTTGTTGTTGATGATAATCAATTATCTCTTGCAATAGGTAAAGAAGGCCAAAATGTAAGACTTGCGGCTAAGCTTACAAATTGGAAGATAGATATAAAGAGTAAATCTCAAAAAGAAGCACAAGATGAAGAAGATGAAAGAATTCTAAATACCGAAGTAGAAATAGAAAATGAACAAACTACTGATTTAAATGAATTAGAAATTTTTGATGATATTGAAGTTGATGATTCAATAGATGAAGAAACTTCAATGGAAGAAATACAAGAATAG
- a CDS encoding 50S ribosomal protein L7ae-like protein yields the protein MNKFFNFLSMAKKSGNLLEGYSKCDDYRNNTKIYLFIISNDLSDKSKDKFKKHCNEKNIPYIEDFSKEQLGPPIGRKEIMLLGILDNDIAKRLLALYEEEKNI from the coding sequence ATGAATAAGTTTTTTAACTTTCTAAGTATGGCAAAGAAGTCAGGAAACTTGCTTGAAGGATATAGCAAGTGTGATGACTATAGAAATAATACTAAAATTTATCTTTTTATCATATCTAATGATTTATCAGATAAATCTAAAGATAAATTTAAAAAGCATTGTAATGAAAAAAATATACCATATATTGAAGACTTCTCAAAAGAACAACTAGGACCTCCAATTGGACGTAAAGAAATTATGTTGCTGGGAATTCTAGATAACGATATAGCAAAAAGACTGTTAGCGTTATATGAGGAGGAAAAAAATATATGA
- the truB gene encoding tRNA pseudouridine(55) synthase TruB, with the protein MNGVLNIFKNKGMTSFDVVRKIKFLANEKKVGHTGTLDPEATGVLPVCLGKATKTIDYIMNSNKVYEVKFLLGVKTTTYDLEGEILEKNEIDHIKSDEVSEVALSFIGEYDQVPPMYSALKKNGVRLYDLARKGIEVEREARKVRIFNISDLKIELPYVYMKVACSKGTYIRSLCYDIGEKLKVGAAMAELNRSETSIFKQSDSVNIDDLTKENIQDYIMTIEDALSFYPKITVKSTFTKLLVNGVKVFDKRLTNEKREKNVLYRVYDSEGTFIGIGKQDDDGFKIEKLLL; encoded by the coding sequence ATAAATGGAGTATTAAATATATTCAAAAATAAAGGAATGACTTCCTTTGATGTAGTTAGAAAAATAAAATTCTTAGCTAACGAGAAGAAAGTTGGTCATACTGGAACATTGGACCCAGAAGCTACTGGAGTCCTTCCAGTCTGCCTTGGAAAAGCTACAAAAACTATTGATTATATAATGAACAGTAATAAGGTATATGAGGTGAAGTTTCTACTTGGAGTGAAGACAACTACATATGATCTTGAAGGTGAGATATTGGAGAAGAATGAAATAGATCATATTAAGAGTGATGAAGTTTCAGAGGTTGCATTATCTTTTATCGGAGAATATGACCAAGTTCCACCTATGTATTCTGCCCTTAAAAAAAATGGAGTAAGGCTCTATGATTTGGCGAGGAAAGGTATTGAGGTAGAAAGAGAAGCGAGAAAAGTTAGAATATTTAATATATCAGACTTGAAGATTGAATTACCTTATGTATATATGAAAGTAGCTTGTTCAAAAGGGACATATATTAGAAGTTTATGTTATGATATTGGTGAAAAACTAAAAGTTGGAGCAGCTATGGCAGAATTAAATAGATCTGAAACATCTATTTTTAAGCAATCAGATAGTGTAAACATAGATGATTTAACTAAGGAAAATATACAAGATTATATTATGACTATAGAGGATGCACTTTCTTTTTACCCTAAGATTACAGTAAAGAGTACATTTACTAAATTATTAGTAAATGGAGTTAAAGTATTCGATAAGAGATTGACAAATGAAAAAAGAGAAAAAAATGTTTTATATAGGGTATATGATAGTGAAGGTACTTTTATAGGAATTGGAAAACAAGATGATGATGGATTCAAAATCGAAAAATTGTTGCTTTAG